TATTGTGATGTGCCTCAGCTGATCAAATTGGCTTGCACAGATACCTTTGTCTTAGAGCTTTTAATGGTGTCTAACAATGGCCTAGTGACCCTGATGTGTTTTCTGGTGCTTCTGGGATCCTACACGGCACTGTTAGTCATGCTCCGAAGCCACTCACGGGAGGGCCGCAGCAAGGCCCTGCCCACCTGTGCCTCTCACATTGCTGTGGTGACCTTAATCTTTGTGCCTTGCATCTACATCTATGCAAGGCCTTTTCGGACATTCCCCATGGACAAGGCAGTGTCTGTGCTCTACACAATTGTCACCCCCATGCTGAATCCTGCCATCTATACCCTGAGAAACAAGGAAGTGATCATGGCCATGAAGAAGCTGTGGAGGAGGAAAAAGGACCTTATTGGTCCCCTGGAGCGCAGACCCTTACCTTAGCAGAGGCAGTGACCTGAGAATCTGAAAGATGCTTCAGAGTATTAGCCTGCTGGATAGGACCCTCAAAATAGACAAAACTCTATGCCTATTGCTTCTCCTTTGTTCTTAACCTCAATCAGGTTCTGGTGACCTGAACTCTTAGCCACAATAGAAGATGGGATGAGTGTCTTAGAACTGCTTCTAAGTGCCTCCTAGATAGAAAGTACCAAGTTCTATGCAGAAGTACTGTTTGGCTCAGAGACTACCTTCCCAGGTAAGAATGATGTTGGCATTGCTGAGAAAGTTTCGACTGGTAAATCTGGTGTCTTTTTCCTGATGTCACTTTTTGGACACAAAATACATTGGAagaccttaaaatatttttaaaactctttgagACAGGGGTCCTCTTGAAATATTGGACCCTGAGTCCCAATGGAGACTGATGGATCGATTGAATGTTCGCcaatgaagagaaaggaaattaccttgggcaaatcactttctTCTTCATAGTTTCCTAGGGTCACCTGTTGTTGCTATCagtgtcatcatcatcatcatataaataacatttagtTAGAACTTACGATGTTCCAGACACATCCAAAAACCAGGTGAtttacctttattatttattttaattttctcaaaattcttAGGAGATAGGTATCATCTTTACTTTAAACATGAGTCAATTACAAGTTAGAGACGTTAAATAACTTACTTAAGGCTCCAGAGCTTGTTTTCTGGAATCCAACCCAAGTCTATACAATGTCAGAGCCCAAGTGTTAAACAATACCTAAAACTTCTTATAGATTCTAAGGATCTGTGGGTTTATGGATAGAGTTTATATCATCGTGAGTTATACTGACATCATAAATAGACTTGGCGttggattcatttttaaaaatatgacttggTCATTCACTCCCTTACAACCACTCAGAGGCTTTCCATtgccataaaaaaaaatccacatgacTGTTATAGATAAGATGTTGTCTGACCTGGCTTCCACCCACCTCTCCAATCTCACTTCTCTAACTCCACTCTTTTCTAACCCTCTATTTACATTTACTTCTGTCAGTCTCTCCTTACTTCTTGAGTTTGCAAATACTCTTTGCTACCTCTGAGACGCTCTTCTTTTCATCCTTGCTTGGCAAACTCTTGCTCAATCTCAATCCTGGGTCTAAAGGTCTCTTCCTCAAAGATGTCTTTGCTGAATCCAAATTAATTTGTCCTTATTAGTTTCTCTAACAAAACCCAAAAGTATTTATCACAGATTTCAATTACATGctgatttatgaatttatttattaatatattttgtcaGTCATCACCCACTACGCTATAAATTCTATAAAAGAAAGAACCATGTTTAGCTTACTTAATACTGTATTCTCCAAGCCTAGCACCACAGCCTAGATGAGGGTGCAGCAACATAGGCGCCTCATGTCAACACTGAGTAAGGATTTACTATTGAGTTTGTAAGTAGCCTGACCCTGCACTTACACTCCCCTGAAAGTGCATGtctctttaaaatgtattctgtAGACATCTCCCTTGGTTCACCCTAGTTGGAGCCTTGCCTGGCACAGTGTCTGAAACATATTAGAgatttaataatatttcttaaaGGAATGATTAAATGAGTGTTGCCATATTTGAGTTTGTTGCCATATTTGAGTTTGTTAGTAGAGTTTGACTTAGGAATTAGGGCTATCCAAATGTTTCACTGGTCTTAACATTCTTCCTTTATGAGATTCCTATAGGAGCTGCTAGTTACATAGGGAGCAATAACAAACGTGAATCAGAGAACCATTTACTACTGCACCCAGAATTGGATTTTCTAATAATACAGAGGTTctggttaattttatttgcaaTACCCAGTCTAGTTTGGAAGACCTCAGAGGCCCTCTTACTCCCCACTGAGCTCCAGATTTGAATCTCCATATTTCAGCATCTTCTGATTGGCTACATGACACAGGAGACTGATGCAGTAAGAAAAGTGTTTAAGCACACACATGAAGAGAAAGAGGAGCCTTCCTGTATGCAGGTCACATGCTCACATGTGCTCTCCAATCCAGGGATCCCACTTGAAAGAAATTTAACCAATTGGATCAGCCTTCtctgtggggaggaggaggcacaAGGAAGGTTGTAGGGAGGGAAAATGAAGGTTTACCACCATATATCATGTTGTATATTTAAGAAGACTGTTCTTTCATTAGCTGAGAAAAGTGCACAGTGTTGCCTACATCCCTTAAACTTcctgcacatttaaaaatttttcaaaaaacatttaatcTCCCATTTAATAAGATCATTTCCTTTGACTCGTGACCCTCAGTTTCATCACAGCAGTGAGCCTGAGCCACCCCAGGGCGTCTCTCAGTGCTTGCTGCGCCTTGTCATTGCGGAGAGTGAAGATGAATGGGTTCAAGAGGGGTGTGATGATGCAGCTCAGGACGGAGGCACCTTTGCCGAGCAGTTTGGACTGAGCCTCTGACATACGAACGTAGAGAAAGATGGAACTGCCATAGATGATGACCACCACTGTGAGATGCGAGGTGCAAGTGGATAATGCTTTCCTTCGCTCAACAGCTGTGGGAGCCCCGAGAACAGTGGCAAGAATGCAGGCATaggaaactgaggtcagagtCAGCGAGCCCAGTGACACCGACGTAGAGAGCATGAAAGTCACCATTTCCAGCAGATGGGTGTCCCCACAAGAGAGCCTGAGCAAGGGCCAACTGTCACAAAAGAAGTGGTCAATTCCATTGGGGCCACAGAAAGGCAGGCTGGCCATGAGGACAGTGGGGCAAAGGACCCAGAGGAATCCAGCTAGCCAGGAGGCCAGCACTAGCTGGGAACAGACATGGCCTCTCATCAGGGTCTCACAGTGGAGTGGTCGGCAGATTGCTAGGTAACGATCCAGAGACATGACAGCCAAGAGGAAGAAGTCAGTGGTGCCTAGAAAGAAGTAGAGGTAGGACTGGATGATGCAGCTGACAAATGAGATGGTGTGATCTCTCGTGAGGATGACGACAAACATCTTGGGAACCACAACAGTTACCAGCAACAGCTCCAGGAAGGATAAATTCCGCAGGAAGAAATACATCTGTGTGTGCAGGCGTCGGTCTATCCAGCTGAGCACAATAATTAGCAGGTTGCCTATGGCTGTTACAGTGTAGGTGGTCATTAACCCCAGGAACACCAGGAACTGTAGGAGGTGGCTACTGGGAAAACCCAGAAGAACAAAGCTTCTCACCTGAGTCCagttttcagggttcatcttCAGTCAGCTGCAGGGGAAATGGAACAGAACTCTGTAACTGGTCTATAGCTACCAACATCATTTAACCAATCGGCAAAATAATATTGAATACCCAACACTTCCTTACATTCTGAGAATATGGTGATCTATATTTTGGTCTGCAAGTGATGCACAAGGAGAGAAACAGATTACAATAGCAAGCAGCATGGCAATATTGAACATCAATTATGTATCCGAAAATTTACACTGTGCACAGTATCTCTTCTCCCAGCTACTCTTAAAACTAGGTTTTACTGTTTTCAAAGGTAAGAAAAGGGAGTTTGAGTGACTCATCTATGATCAGGTAGGAAACAGgtggtagaggcaggatttcataCCGAGCTTCTGTGGCTCCGACGCATGCTACTTATACTGTTGTGGTAAGGCAGAGAATCATGTGAGTAGTGTGGTCTTAGAGGAATCCAGAGGAGTAGAGGGGTCAGAGAAGACTTTGCAGAATAAATGCACCATGAACAAATTTTACTGGTATTAAGAACTCTTATTTTAGTGTTTATGGTCCTTCTGTGTCCCGGCTTGACATAAAATAACCGAATTTAAAAATCTGGGCTCTCGGTATCCTCAGAGATTTAATTTTCATTAGTCAGCCACGAAGCCAAATAGGACTGGACTGTGCAAAGCCCTAGTCCTGTCAtaaagtgttatttttctttttttccccttatccAGACTCCTGTAGAATGCTAGAAATCCTTCTTCCTAGTGGAATGCTTACTAGCTTCTCTCAGCTTCAGCTCACTCAATATTCTAACGGTATAAAATGCGGAATAAGGGAGAATGGTCTCAAAGGAGATGGTCTATATCAACATGCCTTCTCAAATTTTGCCTTAATTTGGAGATATGTTCATCTTGTCCTTGGAGCTTTTGGAATCCTGTAAAACGTATCTACATGTTTTGAAGGACTGGGTTTCATTAGACAATTAGAGAcctagggttgtttttttttttttttttttaacatctagCACCAAATACTCAGAATCACATAGATTCGGCCTAATtagggaaaatggaaaatattctaagacaaaaagaatgaaaatgagcaTCAAGTGACATTGTTTAATTGACAAGGAATGAAGGGTTGAGAGTTTAGACAGTTTCACTGGGGAATATCTACGACTTCAGACCCACAGTGTTAAAGAAGAGGAGCACAGACATTCTCCGTTCTGTCTGAAGCTACTTTAACAGATAGTATTGAACCGAGGCGAGGAATCCAGGTTTGAAGGATGAAGAAGAGAGGCATGTTCTGTTTACATCCATTTTGGAAAGAATAAGTCTGGCATTTAAGTAGCTAGGTAATACTAATGCTTCATTCTGCTAGTCTAGGGCTTGCGTCTCCAAAATCAAAGAAATACCATAATAAAACCCAGCACAGGAGGCCAGAGCACTATTTCAGGATAACATAATCATTTCAGACAAGGACAATGTGCTACTGTGGCTGTTTTCAAAGCATCAGGTAAATATTATTGAAAGTAACTTATGAAGTCGGTCAAACACACAAAATCAGTTTGTGGCTACTGTTACAAAATACATGCACTAAAGtctgttctccagcctcccttTGCCAACCTGAATAACTGCTTATCAGTTCTGGAGAGCCTCATCAGTGGGCTGGCTGTCTCTCATAACGCCAGACCATAACAATATCATCTCTATATATGcatgtttaaaattttgtcattttcgTCCTCAAAATAATCTTAATGCCTTAAATCATTTGCTTAATGTCACACAGttagaaattgttttattatagTTGCAAATGGTTTTTGTTCCTATGTATTTTGCACTAAAAATACTGCTTAACAAGATGAGAATCGGTGAAGGGCATTAGAACTTTGAGGGGCGCACATGCACACATTTTTGACGGACATAATGATCTAATTTACACAATTagataactattattattatccacTTTACAATTGAGCAAACTAGAACAGTgtgggaaaaagaaaacccacccTCAAACATAAAGCTAAGATACACATCTAAGCTTATCTGACTCTGGTGTGTGTCTATGGCACTAGTAGATAAGACCATGAAACTTGAACctatcaagggaaaaaaaaggatatagATTTAGAATGCTGTAATATAATGATGCTCCTAATGATAACAGCTAGAGCTTACTGAGTAGTTACTATATGCCAGAGACTTTCTATTCATTTCATTGTGAAATCTCTCAGCAACTATACAAGGTAGACATTATTATTCTCTCCATCGTACAGGCAAGATTTAGGGTTAGAGGGATTAACGACCCACATTAATGAGTAGTGGAGTCAGTGAACAAAATTTTAGCAGTCTGATTTCAGAGCCTGAATTATTAACTGCTAAACCACAATATCTTATATGAGAGAGTTTGTGATTGTAAATTTGATTTGATATCAATTTCCACTTGTCATCATACTTCATCTGTCAACTAATGATAGGAATTCTACATATAGAAATGAATTGTTATAGTTTAAAGATTTGATCctgataaaatgaaaacatccCCCAGGATATGGGATAGATTGAGTTTTATCCAAAAGTCTTTCAGCGCCTCCTCCAGAGCAATGGACAGTAGATGTTATAGTCCTAATCACCACTCTCCATTCCCAGAAGATGGAGACACCCCACCATATTGAATAAGTTGTTGAAACTTGTTTCCTCTTGTCCTTCAAGTTCTATTTTAGGATGTGCTGCATTGATATCACATAGAAATGGAAGCATTTTACCTGGCAACAAAGATGAAGTGTTAATTatactctttctttccttccccttccttccttccttccttccttccttccttccttccttccttccttccttccttccttccttccttccttcctttctttctttctttctttctttctttctttctttctttctttctttctttcttctctctctttctcttttctttctttctttctttctttctttctttctttctttctttctttctttctttctttctttctttctttctttctttccttccttccttccttccttccttccttccttccttccttccttccttccttccttctttctttctttccttctttctttctttctttctgatggggtctcgctctgtcaccagcctggagtgcagtggcatgatctcggctcactgcaacctccatctcccgggttcaagcgattctcctgtctcagcctcccaagtagctgggattacaggcatgtgccaccacacccagctactttttgtatttttagtagagatggggcttcaccatgttggtcaggatggtctcgatctcctgactttgtgatctgcctgcctcagcctcccaaagtgctgggattacaggcatgagtcaccgcacccagccccatacACTTTATTTCTAACCACTAACCAGTTATAGATCCAGAAGCACATTTAAATACATACTTATTTTATCAGTCCTCAGTAAGTATTCCCTTATGGCATTACTACATTTTGCTTGTTTTCCTACATTTGATGGAATCATCAAAATCATCCTATCTCCCTTTTGTAAGATGGAACTTCCCTGCCAGGGCATACCATACACCTTTCTCAAGTCCTTCATCCACCTGGACCAATTGCTTATGTAAATTTCTCCTTGGCTGACTGATGTTTGGTCTTGTGTGTATTTAGTCTGCCTAACCTTCTTACCTCTCAGTTTGTAGTCCTTTCATGCCTTCTTTTGCCAAATCCCTCCCATTTTACTGGCAACTCTATTGCttgctttgtttctctttccccTCTGTAGATGTACTCTGGGAATCTTGAAGTTTAAATGGATTTTACACCTTATTAATCAAGGGTGAATTTAGgtttatagaatttttttcctaagagtaTGGAAAACgtgcattggaatcacctggtATGTTTCTTAAAATTGCTGATTTCCAGGCTCCACCTATAACATTGCAATTATTCTCAGGGTTTAGGGCTcaggaatataaatttttatcagTTTATCTGGGTTATTCTTATTTAACCAAAAGGTTGAGAAATACTGGTTTTTGCGAGAAGGAAAAATGTTGAGCAGGTTTGAGTATTATTAGGGTAAAGGACTGAGGTGTAAGGGAGGGATAGGTTGAAGGTCAGATCTAGAAAAGCCTgcatgtgggaggctgaggtttctAAACTAAAAACATCACCAACTTTTTAATGTGGTGATAGAACTAAATATCTGACCCAGAGCAGCAATAAATCTAGCTTTCTGAATTCTCACAACATGTGTGGATGGCTGTCGCAGGCTCTAATATGTCCACAGGCATGCagaggctattttttttttttttttcaggtgtgAGCTAGCAAAGTACTCTAACAAGGGTGAGATTGCACACTTGTTATGTGCTGGATAACCTACCAGGTATGGGAGGTACCTAGCAGAATGAGCTGAATAAGTTACTGAGGAGCTCATAGTGTATAAGGGTTAGATACATGTAAAATGATAAATTCCATTCTAACTCAAATTCCACGAGCCTTTAAACTCATCAGGTTGAAATCgttttttgaaatcattttttaacttagcaAATAGCATGCTCTGTTCTTGCCATCTTCAAAGCAGGATATACTTATGTaataactataaatatattttgagcaGTAGTTTGATAATCCTTATAATCTTATTTTCCTATTGAAAAAATCCAAATGTTTTTTCTAATCTCCATTGATCACCTGGGTACAAATTGTACACTCAGATGATCAATGGAGATTAGAAAAAATTTTTGAATCATACTTATCATTAAATaggacaaataaaaaattatattctcatttatatatatatgtcaattaAACCCATGACAAAAGTAAAATCATGGTATCAtgggggaagaggaaagaaaggcaaaaattttttttggagtcaGCATGGGACATTTCAAAAGGTTAGTAACATTTAACTGGGTGTTTATAGAATAAGTTTTTTTCCAGACCAAGTGGACACATAAGTCTTTTAGGTTTAGAGTAGCCAAATACcaaaattttgagtttttaaataggaaaataaagttaTGAAGATTATCAAACTACTGTTCAAAATATACTCATAGTTATACGTAGTACATCCTACTTTGAAGATAGCAAGAACAGAGCATGCTATTTGCTCAGTTAGAAAACTATTTCAACCTAATGAGTTTAAAGGCTCATTAGAGCATGGGCTACGTTGGCTTttgagataaacaaaatgtaacgTTTATCTTTGGATCTTTCTCATCTCTGGTAGTAGTATAATAATATTCTTGCTTTTTAGTAATTGTCAAATAATcttattaatgtaattttaaaatgtgtgactATTTTgagctgtttgttttttatgtagAAATACTTTGTCACGAAGGCTTTAGATAAAATGGCTAACACTGTAAttgaagaataagaaaagagTCTCTGAAATTGTCTATTTTGGTCAGGGTACAATGTCTTGTGCTCTCTCAAATGTAATAGGTTACCAATTGTTCCTCTGCATGTAAAACCTTATCTTTCCATGAAACTTAAGTGAGTAATTTAAAGATAAACTTTCCAAAAGCTGGAGGCTTTGTACTTCAGTCCCTAGTAAAAAAGAAAGTTGTTAGGGTCACTTTCTGGCTactcaaaatatgaaaatcagagCTTTTCATAATGCAATGCTGTACTTTATGGGCTCAAGTGTTGGTTTATCTATGCAGAACTCAATAGCTGAGGATATAACTGAAGAGCTCTCATTCCTATCTTCCATCAGTAAATAGAAATTGTATAACTGtgtacaataaaatatatcataGTTTTGGTACTCTAAATCTTTGTGCCTTAAATTACTTATAAACAAAACTCATTGATTCCAATGAGTCTAGTTTTAAGTcaagaatagaaataaattttgggTATATGAAGTTGCCTGACATAGGAGGTGATATAAGTTATCTCCTTTACCTGTTCCAATACTGCATTTCTTAGGCTTCTTCCCCTGGCCAGTTTGAAGAATGTGCACTCAAAGGTTCTATCAGGATCCTGTTTGTAGTCAATGGAG
Above is a genomic segment from Chlorocebus sabaeus isolate Y175 chromosome 1, mChlSab1.0.hap1, whole genome shotgun sequence containing:
- the OR6T1 gene encoding olfactory receptor 6T1, with protein sequence MNPENWTQVRSFVLLGFPSSHLLQFLVFLGLMTTYTVTAIGNLLIIVLSWIDRRLHTQMYFFLRNLSFLELLLVTVVVPKMFVVILTRDHTISFVSCIIQSYLYFFLGTTDFFLLAVMSLDRYLAICRPLHCETLMRGHVCSQLVLASWLAGFLWVLCPTVLMASLPFCGPNGIDHFFCDSWPLLRLSCGDTHLLEMVTFMLSTSVSLGSLTLTSVSYACILATVLGAPTAVERRKALSTCTSHLTVVVIIYGSSIFLYVRMSEAQSKLLGKGASVLSCIITPLLNPFIFTLRNDKAQQALRDALGWLRLTAVMKLRVTSQRK